agatactactactgactcgaccacagaggctgagtacattgctatagtagagACAACAAAGgaaggagtctagatgaagaagttcatcacagatcccaGAGACGTACTAGGAAACAaaaagtcgattcccttatattgcgataacaatggggggattgctcaagtgaaggaacctaggtctcatcagaagtattctgaggaggttccacctgatcagaaagatcgtgacccgaggagatgtaggagtGACAAGAGTTTGAATATAACAttatagatccattgacaaagcctttGTCTCACATTGTCTTTGAGCATTattagggtctgatggggatcagacacataagtgattaactttaggtcaaatgggagattgctGCTAGTCATAAttgccatataagccaatcacatgagtgatgacacatataacttgatacacaatctttttgcttattatgtttTGGCAttgatcactttatattgcttgttgcatatatatatatatatatatatatatatatatatatatatatatatatatatatatatatatatatatatatatatatatatatatatatatatatatatatatattgtgatgttcttggatttatgcaatgagaatcggatcatgataagatcctaataatgagactgatttacctttaaatatagaccctaaataatcccggtcataggttattcgagagggatatcaagataaccaaacagactggtgtgttatatacccatccatatgatgaatatAGTTGGTCTCAtacctgctcgtgtagggacactagggatacagtacaggtgtttattggagaatgagttcattgattgatccgcttatagaatgctgcatggttgatgatgccttattgtgagacagtgattccgtagtcctaatggtgtatctggtctttagacattaggtgccaaggatgtcctgtatgagtactccactctttgatacgagACTTATAGGTTAGGAGGTTTCAAATctaacacaatcggtcatcgggagtgatagccaaccttacaaggactattgaatgtcgataAATAATCATCTATTCTCAATGTTGTGAGAGAAATGTCTCATGTATTCTTtcttagataaatccctggccatggtcattcggattaagagagaaagagttttctgggagaatccgattagaacgagactcgagtagaaaccagataggtctgacaacactatgccaAGTATGAAGtctttggggtattagatggatgagggattatatgtATACAGTAACTGAGGGCAAACATATTCAATATATTGGATTccgttgtatcatctagggattgcggcgtagtggcatagtacgtccatagtcgatgagtcaagtgaattattatggagataacaattcattgagccaaacggagttctgataggtatggctcacggccagctcgatattgggcctagagggtcacacacatatggtagacgttACGATGAAtagatgttcgaatatgagatattcgacggagcccctatcttattggatgtccaataagCTACTAAATTATTGGattttatggatgagatccaataagagccaatgataaATTATTGgacagagattcactaatctgagaggcttggatagttgaatggagatccaatacccaatatggcaagatccattatggttaagttgatagaggactTTATAAATAGGATgaaatcagtggttcataggttaaagctttttggttgcctctcctattctcctccccctctctatctcagagtaggcttggacttTTAAGGAGCGTCATTGCAgccatgctgtgtggatcactactagagaggagagcacttgacctcctttatctctcctagagatctatagggattcaggatatacgatctccctaggtaatatattCTATCTTATAcgaagttttaagtttcacgaatttttatgcaccaatcttcatacgacgttgaacatatctttgagaatttgaaatttatttttatattcttcagCTATGTATATGATGTCGTCCCCCAAGATTTTCCTATAATATTGACCTCCCACAATATCCGATCTTGGCGCAATGCCCGATCCTTCTGGCCTGATGTCTGATCTCTAACATGATCCACTCCGGGCTaacgtttgattctcctacttcaatcgatttatctttccatgatcgaagttagttgtACGTCATTTTTCTCAAACactaattagatcataaactcatcaattgatttcattatcaaaattcgggattcaataatttctccctttttttatgattacaaccaattgatgattgatgatggagttttaactaaaccccctatctatatgtcatatcgaaataaactttgaatttaaaaaatgataaccTGCACTAATGGAACTCCCCTACATTAATGGCCAATGGAATGGCTCCACTCCCCCACATCTTCGTTCCGGATGACCAAAGGAGAGATGACTTCCTGTTTGACTTAAAACGACTAAAAGGTCGAATAGGGAATATCATCCTAATCGCCCAACATTGATGCCGACCTCAGGATGACGCGTCAATAAACCATCTCCATTAATGATCCCTGACGAGCAAGGTAGGGGGAACTCTCACTAACAACGAGCATTAGATATAAAAATCGACTCCTAAGCCAAATCGGAGCAAACGGGTGAACACCACACTTTCCTAACAACTGCTAACTTTTTCCTCCCCATCCCTTTGACTTACATCAAGTAATGTCAGGATTCTTGACACGACAAAGAAGTACTGCCAGATGACTCTTTCTCGGGCAAGATGGTTCGTTCCCCCCATACCAATTCGCTCCCTCAGTCAACTCTTTATAATAGTTATAATAGTTTACTATCAACACTGAATCATGTCAAGCTGACTCGATAGTCAACGGCCTCAATGTAATAATAACACTTAATAGATTATGTTGTTTGGCAAGGGGTACATTATCACATATTCTATGCATGTCAACGATTCCAGAATCATGTTCATCGAAGTTCTCTTGGTGATGCCATTTCTTTCTCCTCCAAGCAAACTTTGGTATCTTTCGCTGTTGGGTTTTCTTCCTCTTTCTGCTCCCTTCTCTTTCCCCACAGGACGCTGTAAAGGCCCCCAACCATGAGAACTCCACCAAGGACGCTGCAACAAGATGTCGTCGTCATTGCATGGCGGCCGGCAGTGAGTTGTGTTGCCAGAGCAGTTGCAGACAAATGCGTACCTCCCCAAATCGACGAAGACTCCGGGGAGGAAAGGCGAGAGCATCATGATGATGATCATCGTCAGTGGAGCTGATAGGGCCAAGAAAACAGGGCCTCGTCTCTGTATCGTCCATGACTGCAGGAAGAATGCGAGCCCGGTGACGACGATGCCCTGTCAAGCATCGTGTGTGTCAAGATTTGTGCTAGCTTAAGAACTCGTGGATGAACGCGTTGAGAGACGATCTAGTCACGTACGCAGTAGGCCACTGAGATGAGTCCCATGTCGAGGCTCAGCTTCCACCGCGAGAAGTCCCTTTCGATCGCCAGAGTGATGAAGAATGTTTGGATGGCGCTGAAGAGGCTTTGCAGAGTGGTGAACATGAGTTCTGAAGGATACTGCTTCAGCAATGGTTCCTGCGTCAAATTAAAGATCAGGTAAAGCACTctacgggagagagagagagagagagagagagagagagagagagagagagacctgtaAGACGAGCCACAGTGACCATGTCAGGTTGGAGACGATCATGAGGAAGGTCCCCAAGACCCATCTGCTGTAGGGATGAGGATGAACCTGAGCTTGATTCCCACTCGTAAGGACGTGATGGCGATTCAAGTGGTTCAAACGAGGTCCTCTGTAGAAAGCTATGGTCAAAGCGCCTGCAATGCACAGTCCTGCTCCGCAGAGCTTCGCGATCCCTGAGTGCCTCTTTACCTTCACCTTCTCCGTCCTGTTGTTGCAGATGAGACCAAGGGCACTACTCGTGTTCTCGCAATCATCATCATATGAAAATTCCTAACAACAAAGGAAATCTCACCTAAATATTACTGCCAAAATGAAGGTAGTCACCGGGATGGAATTTATTGCTGCAGATGCCAGCGCTGCTGAAGTGTAATCCAGAGCGACGGAGTACAAATATAGAGTCCCAGCAAGCCTGAGAAAAGGAAACAATGAACACAGATGAGTTTGAAACTTTGAACAGAAGTGATTGAATTCGTTCTTCGGCTAATTGCTCACCCAACTAAAGCAAGCATGAACATCTTGAAGGCCAACCAGAATGACAGGGCTGGAGCTCTCTTCCTGAGATATAAATCGCACATTAAAAGCAAACAGTACAGCTCGGTGACAGCAAGAAGCATCACGAGGTATAGCCAACAAGCACCTTTCCACCACAAGCGCAACTGGCACCAAGAAAGGGTGGCAATTAGTTGCCTGTAGAAGACAAAGACTGCGGTGTTCATGCCACCATCGAATGCCGCCTTGATGATGATCTGCATGCCTGCGTATATAACCCTTATCAGAAGGACAACCAGGCAAAGCTTCGTCTTCTCCATCACCGGAGTCCCTGCTAAAGCTTAAGTGAACTCGAATTTAACGAAAGAGAAGTGACAGAAACTAGAGATACAGTTCATGAAACGAGATCATGCTGCGACAGGCAAAAGGGTGCGGTTTAGCTCACTCGGGGAAGTAGTTGTGCAGGGTGACCTGTAAGGTATTACATGCAGTGGCAACACTAACATACTACCACCTCTTTGGTGAGAAAGAAATGCATGTTAGAGACAGAGAGAGACGCTTCGTTAAGCACAGCTAAAAGGAGAATGGATTCTGATGCAGCATCACACAGAGTGATACTCCATTTTTCTACAGCAACACTGGTTTTGGTGCCGAAGTGCACTGAACCTGACATGGCCATTACTGAGAGCTGCTCCGGGCCGAGAAAGCAGAGATGCTAATCCCACTCAATTTAGTGGGATTAAATTGAGTTACTTTAagattattattactatttttttaATACTACCTCATTGATCTCTTGTCCTTATTTTCTTGGTTTTGCAGATGAGTCGTGATATGATCAGTCTTAATTATCAGCATGATGTGATGGAATTATTATAATCTATGAAAAGATAAGAATTTCTCTgggagtaaaaaataaaaaaaaaacccttatCTCTGTAATTATTATTGAGTGaaaaagttttattttatatGCTTCATATGAGAACATATCTGAGAATCAtcgataattaaaaatattaaaaaaatcagatacaaaaaatattctctttaaatattatataaacatGACATATCCCGTTAATATTGAATGAGAAAATATTGTCTGTTACCATCTCTGGAGAGGGATTGATTGGACTTTCATGCATCAAATCCTGATTGACCAAAAATACCAACAACATCAAGTCAACCTACAGAAGAGTGGCTGGGCATGGCTTCCTGTTGTGACGTGCTCTCAAGGTCGAAGGCAAACCAAGCTAAATGGCCATCACGCAAGCATGTTGTCATAACATGCCAACCAGGAACGCATCAATGTGTCATTGAATGTCCTATGTCTCAAGTTTGGTTGGGGCCTGTATTATTTAGGCTAATAGGCTCTGCCCAGCGGTGTCTGTCACATGGAAGACTTCTGCAGTTGTTTGTCCTCTAACCAATTTCGCCTTCCCATTCACACCATGTTCATTTTGTCCCCTCTCAAGTCAAAGGTATTCTAATAATTTGGTTCGGATCGTGTTCTGACATCTCTCTGTGGTCCAATTAAGAAGGGGAAGGGCAGAAGAAAAAGATTTGGAATGCTTCATGCATGCAATCACCCACAAGGAGTAAAGAACAAGCAATGCAGCTGAGCTGGATGCCCATGTGGGAATACGTTGCATGGCTTATCATCCCTCTGCATGCCACCAACACTTTTGACCTTGACAGAGTGGAGTTCAAGCTGTATTATGTCCTGCTGTCTTCGCTACCCAAGACAAGTTGTCTGTCTTGGATGAAATGTCATCACCAAATAACCAATCATCGTCGTTTGGATTGTCCCACATTTCTCCCTCTCTCTGGTCAGATTCCCaaatataataatcataattTGCATGATTTGCAACCTACTTATTTGCAGCAATTACAATAGTTGATATGATAGTATTAAATATGTGTATCAACTCCCAACTCatgtaaattaaaacatgcagggAACTGTCTTTTGGTGTCTGATTTGGTATGGAATTGGAATCATATCTTCTTATATCAGACAAGGTTATCAAGGATCCCGTGTCCGGAGAACAACAGAAAACACCCAATCATAAGCCAAACCGTTGACGTCAGAACGGAACTGCATTGCGTCACCATCATGAGGCGAGCCGCGGAACCCTGCCTTGGCCGCGACAGGAAATCGCGTGGGACGGACAGAGGAGGCAGACACCTTTCCCGTGACCAATTCGACGCACGAGCGAGAGATTGGACCGGACTCGTTCCCGAGACCGATTCGACATACCGATGCCGTATAGACCGGACCCGGTCCATTCTCACAGACTTGCCTCCCCGCAAGACCACTCGTGTGCGTTCCCACTCGTTATCTCTCTCTCGCTCCTTGGACGACTCTTATTTTTACCCCATCCCCATCAACCCCTTTCCCGAACCCAACTCCGTTTCCTTGCCCCCCAAGGTTCGAATTTTCCCCCGGTTCAATTCTCTGAGAAGTGTTTAAGAGGATTTGTTGTCGTCGTCGGTGGTGATCATGCCGACGATGGACTACCAGGGTTCGTCCCTCCCCTTTGCCTCCATCGGGCGTTCCATCCTCAGCATCCGCCGCGACCAGGTGCACACCGTTCACGCCGGCCGACACCATGACCCCGCCGCCCTCGACCTCGATGATCTCGATGCCCTCCAGAAGCGCGTCGCCGACCTCTTCCTTGACCTCTCTTCCTCTGACGACGATCTGCTCTCCCTCGCCTGGGTCCGCAAGCTGCTCGACGGCTTCCTCGTCTGCCAGGAGGAGTTTCGCGGGATCCTCTTCGGCTGCAGCCAGGGCCGGCGGGTGAACCTCTCCCGCCCCCCCCTTGACCGCCTCCTCTCCGACTACTTTGACCGCGCCGTCAAGGCCCTCGACGTCTGCAATGCCGTCCGCGACGGCATCGACCAGCTCCGTCGGTGGCGCCGGCACCTCGAGATCGCCCTCGCCGCTCTCAGCGGCGGCGGCCGGACCCTCGGCGAGGGCCAGCTCCGCCGCGCCCGCAAGGCCCTCACTGAACTCGCCATCCTCATGATCGACGAGAAGGAGGCCGGCGGCGGGTCCGTCCTGACCCTCCGCAATCGCTCCTTCGGCCGCGCCGGCAAGGAGCCGCCCCACCACCGCCGAGCCGGCAGCGGTGGGGCCGCCGTATCCTCCTCGGGGCACCACCGTTCCCTCTCTTGGAGCGTCTCCCGGTCGTGGTCCGCCGCGCGGCAGCTCCAAGCGATCGGAAACAATCTCACCCCTCCTAGGGGCAACGAGGTTACCGCCACCAACGGCCTCGCCGTCCCCGTCTTCACCATGAGCTCTGTGCTCTTCTTCGTGATGTGGGCGCTCGTGGCGGCGATCCCGTGTCAGGACCGCGGCCTCCAGACCCACTTCTGGGTTCCCCGGAACTTCTCCTGGGCCGCCTCCATCACGTCGCTTCACGACCGAATCTTCGAGGAATCaaaaaggaaggagaggaagagctcATGCGGGATGCTAAAGGAGATCCATCATATGGAGAAGTGCATCCGCCACCTGACAGAGTTGCTGGACCCGGTTGACTTCCCATGGACGGAGGGGAAGGAGACGGAGCTGAGGCAGGGGGTGGAAGAGCTAGCGGAGGTCTGCAACACCATGAAAGACGGCTTAGAACAACTGGAGCGCCAGGTGCGGGAGGTCTTCCTTAGGACGGTGAGGAGCCGAACGGAAGGCCTCGACTGCCTCAGCAAATCCCACCATCCCGAGTGAATTGTCACCGGGAAGCGCCAAATCCGCAGCTTTCGGCGATGCTGCGTCTACAAATCGATCCTCGAAGAAGGCAAGATCGAAGATAAGATGATGAACCAAGTGTCTTCTTCCGATGATAAAGCAGGAGGTGGTGAGTATTCTTTGCATTTAGGTTGTGTCACAGGTTGTGTAGAAACAATGGGGAGAAAGCAGCAGCTTGCTTGTTAGATTCTGTTCGAATATTTGTCATGTTCATCTTCAACAACAAGTCTCCTAATCGTGAAGTCCTCCAAATAGTAGCAAGCTGTGGGAATGACTTATCTTTTTGTATACTGTGTTTTTGTGTTTTCTTCTTGTTGATTACTCCTAATTTGTTCTTTCTATCTCTTTGTGCATTTCTGTTCACTGATAtgttttttatgatgacatgcaTGTCTTCATTATAACATTTAGGAGATCTCCATGCTTTTGCTTAGCAAGCTTTCCTAGTAGAACTCATCATAGCTGGGATGATGGGAGCAGTTCGTTGGAGGATTTTGGCTCTTCGTTTCTTTCGGTGTTGATGCTCAGCAAGCTGTCCTTTTGTTGGTGAGAATTGCTGGAGAAGTTTTCCTGTGTTTTCCCCTTCTCATGTACTCACATGATGGTGGTGGCATTTGTATTCCTGGCTATGCTGTTTCTGATGGCTGATAACAAAAAGTACATCATATTTAGATTACATGCTTGAATTTCTTTCATGGTTTAGGGAGCATCAAATGCAGTGGAGAAGAGGCACTCTCCATTGATTCAGATGATCTTTTTGTGTTACAGTGGCATCTGCTGAGATCCCGGTAACGGTGGAAGATGCCAAGATAAAATTTGACTTGGCCCATTACTTGATATTCCAAAGCTGCTTAGCCAGCAGTATGCTTGTGGACTTTTGTCATATATCTCTATCTGAGCTGCAAATTCACATGTCTACGTTGCAGAAACCGGAGGAAAGCTAAGGTGAGAAACGAGACTTTTAGTACTTTCCAACAGGCTGTTAGCTGTATGAACAGAGCCAATCATGAGCAAGTTGCAGGGAGAGCAGACAgcagaatgatgatgatgatgatggacttGTTCTTTAGCAGTAGTATATTATGCATCCATTTTTTCCTTTATTCTTTTTATCAAATGACAAGTTTCTCCTTAATCCAGGTCAACATTGGATGGCAAAAACTAGGTTTATTTGCATGTGCCAATATGCCCCAAGAATTGAATAGATGACATCAGTGTAGGCAACCTGAATCCAAGTGTTTGTTTCTTTGGTGACATGCACAGAAGAACTAGTGTGAAagatcaagaagaagcaaaaggcaatgtTCTATGTGTGTAATTAGGGTTCTTTGGTTCTCTGCAAATGAATCATTTGTATATCTGCATATGTATTCCCATAAATTACAAAATATCATGACCAATTCACTATGTTCTTGGTATATAAATTGGACAATTGTGTTTAGATTTGTTAGTTCTGGTTTAATTATCGTTaagcatattaaatttttttaatattttcttgtATAATATTTGATACAGAGAATTGGTCATTTGACTAGAGATGCTATACTATAAATCGAAGTATTTCTGTTACAAGAAAACTCCATGATTTTGAGACATTGAATACTTTATAGCAATACTAACTTAAGTTTAAGAGGGGTTCGATGGATCTTACAGGATACATCGATGACATCTTAAAAAATTAGGATATCTTAAAATTTGTTAGATGAGGTTTTGCATCGTGAAATCGATAATCATCATCAAACTAATGTCTTAAGGAAATGATCAACTTCAATTTTTTCGGTTGTGCCTCTCAAAATTTTATTGCGAGAGATTTTGAATAATCAATCCTCGGTAAATGAATATCCtatcttaaataaaaatataaatgtaaaaaagaatcttatgataatgataatactcaTCTCATAAGAAATGTAAGATATGaagactaagaagggggggggggggggggtggtgaattagtgcagcgaaaaattttcgacgattaaaactgcgttcgtacgatgaaatcgtttccgacgtaaaactgttttcgaaaacttaacttgaaagcgagttcgtaaaggagtgcagcaaaagtaataaggaagtaaagcacatatagaggtttgcagtaaggtaagcagcaagaagaaatgtaaactagagagcaccgtaattttagagtagttcgataaatcttgacttacatccacttttggcttccacttccgacgagatcaccgacgtccactagaggccttccttcaataggcgaaggccacccgcccttttacagtttcactccttttgacgggcttaggagacaacccttatagaattttcactcctctcttgaatgatcaaaacttagaagaaaagaagtaggagaacttttagcttatacaacacttttgagctctaaaaatcacagagtaagattggatttttggtacccTTTCATtcaggaaagggtagggtttatataggccccaaactggtttgaatttggaactcaaaaatgtcatctcccggattttcagggtcctggtggtactaccgccgtaactgggtagtactacctctcggagaccaagctcaggcggtaccatcgcctgacaggggcggtaccaccgcccagtctcgctcggagactgagcccaagcggtaccaccacctgacctgggtggttgcaccgcccagctttcctaagctcttgggcggtgccacccccGGCTagaaaatctgggtccgaatgagccaatccattcggcccaatttgggtctgtcaagggcccaattgcccccagattaagttaatgggatctcctcccattcctagcttaatctacatgctaactacgatatttcttaagacatttactgtaacttgctccggtgcgtcaatcgcttcttccggcgagcttccgacgaacatcctacgaaccctcgacgatgctccagcggacttccggcaaactcctggacttgcgacgatccacttggcgagttccgacgagcttctttggcaagctcctggacttctcggatttgttcccgcagaacctccgacgaccgtccggacttccgttgaactctcgaacccccaacgtgatcatggtcttgactccggcgcaacttctgctgtatgtcttactgccatcgtagttaatcctgcacatctaaaacaaacttcgatctagacaattaatactaagcattaatcaagttgtccgacatgtcattggtctctcgacgcttcgtctgattcttcggcgcatcgtcctctcctgcggcctattgcccaatcggccagttaactctgcaacttcgatatccttggcgcaatacctgctcttcttggcctgatgcccgaatccacggcccgaagccttctgtcgatacgtcgaccgatctaccagcccgacctccaatcttctgatatgctcctccggcccaacatgattttttctgctttaattgtctcatcctgatcaaagcatcctgcgtcactcaaaatacagattaaaacataaatacaattgtcaattggtttcatcaacaaaatacgagattcaacaatctccccctttttgatgatgacaaccaattgatgacggagttaaacttaactcccggagtttaaacaaactccctctatcaatatgccatactgatagaaccttgaattcaaactgaattcaagtcattgcaatattcatcatgaatacttgtaacacgtcatcatgaacttatgcataaacttatacataatatcatacttctccatgcataaacttatacataacatcatacttctccccctttgtcatcaacaaaaaggagaggttCCAATTCTAATGTTTTTAAAAGTAGGAGTTCAAATCGTAatataattttcagttttatcataatgcaagctagcaaaaattttacaacatgcaagctagccattttgagatgttcaagaaggcaactcttgcttcttgaaatatgcaagttgcaagtttgcaa
The window above is part of the Musa acuminata AAA Group cultivar baxijiao chromosome BXJ2-6, Cavendish_Baxijiao_AAA, whole genome shotgun sequence genome. Proteins encoded here:
- the LOC103988516 gene encoding WAT1-related protein At5g64700-like yields the protein MEKTKLCLVVLLIRVIYAGMQIIIKAAFDGGMNTAVFVFYRQLIATLSWKRAPALSFWLAFKMFMLALVGLAGTLYLYSVALDYTSAALASAAINSIPVTTFILAVIFRTEKVKVKRHSGIAKLCGAGLCIAGALTIAFYRGPRLNHLNRHHVLTSGNQAQVHPHPYSRWVLGTFLMIVSNLTWSLWLVLQEPLLKQYPSELMFTTLQSLFSAIQTFFITLAIERDFSRWKLSLDMGLISVAYCGIVVTGLAFFLQSWTIQRRGPVFLALSAPLTMIIIMMLSPFLPGVFVDLGSVLGGVLMVGGLYSVLWGKRREQKEEENPTAKDTKVCLEEKEMASPRELR
- the LOC135615103 gene encoding protein BYPASS1-LIKE-like, with translation MPTMDYQGSSLPFASIGRSILSIRRDQVHTVHAGRHHDPAALDLDDLDALQKRVADLFLDLSSSDDDLLSLAWVRKLLDGFLVCQEEFRGILFGCSQGRRVNLSRPPLDRLLSDYFDRAVKALDVCNAVRDGIDQLRRWRRHLEIALAALSGGGRTLGEGQLRRARKALTELAILMIDEKEAGGGSVLTLRNRSFGRAGKEPPHHRRAGSGGAAVSSSGHHRSLSWSVSRSWSAARQLQAIGNNLTPPRGNEVTATNGLAVPVFTMSSVLFFVMWALVAAIPCQDRGLQTHFWVPRNFSWAASITSLHDRIFEESKRKERKSSCGMLKEIHHMEKCIRHLTELLDPVDFPWTEGKETELRQGVEELAEVCNTMKDGLEQLERQVREVFLRTVRSRTEGLDCLSKSHHPE